A single Pogoniulus pusillus isolate bPogPus1 chromosome 27, bPogPus1.pri, whole genome shotgun sequence DNA region contains:
- the LOC135187591 gene encoding pinopsin encodes MLYSNSSQEPSNNGTPGPYDGPQWPHQAPRSMYLSVAVLMGFVVVAASVVNGLVIVVSIRYKKLQSPLNYILVNLAVADLLVTLCGSSVSFSNNINGFFIFGKRMCELEGFMVSLTGIVGLWSLAILAFERYVVICRPLGDFRFQHRHAVSGCAFTWSWSLLWTTPPLMGWSSYVPEGLRTSCGPNWYTGGSHNNSYILALFVTCFVMPLSLILFSYTNLVMTLRWAAAQQKESDTTQQAEREVTRMVIVMVMAFLICWLPYTTFALVVATNKDIIIQPALASLPSYFSKTATIYNPIIYVFMNKQFQGCLLKMICCGHHPWGTGKTAPAAPRPHAGITAEQMQNKLSPSHPV; translated from the exons ATGTTGTACTCCAACAGCTCACAGGAGCCTTCAAATAACGGGACCCCAGGGCCTTATGATGGCCCCCAGTGGCCCCACCAGGCTCCACGAAGCATGTACCTGTCGGTGGCAGTGCTGATGGGCTTTGTTGTGGTGGCTGCGTCAGTTGTGAACGGCTTGGTCATTGTGGTTTCCATCAGGTACAAGAAGCTGCAGTCCCCTCTGAACTACATCCTGGTGAACCTGGCTGTGGCTGACCTGCTGGTGACACTCTGTGGCAGCTCTGTCAGCTTCTCCAACAACATCAACGGCTTCTTCATCTTTGGCAAGCGGATGTGCGAGCTGGAGGGCTTCATGGTCTCCCTGACAG GTATTGTGGGACTGTGGTCCTTGGCCATCCTGGCCTTTGAGCGCTATGTTGTGATCTGCAGACCCCTGGGAGACTTCCGATTCCAGCACCGGCACGCGGTCAGCGGCTGCGCCTTCACATGGAGCTGGTCACTGCTCTGGACGACACCACCACTCATGGGATGGAGCAGCTATGTGCCTGAAG GTCTGAGAACATCTTGTGGGCCCAACTGGTACACTGGTGGCAGCCACAACAACAGCTATATCTTGGCCTTGTTTGTTACCTGCTTTGTGATGCCACTTAGCCTGATTCTCTTCTCCTACACCAACCTGGTGATGACCCTAAGATGG GCTGCGGCACAGCAGAAGGAATCAGACACAACCCAGCAGGCAGAGCGGGAAGTGACGCGCATGGTGAtcgtgatggtgatggctttccTCATCTGCTGGCTGCCCTACACCACCTTTGCCCTGGTGGTGGCCACCAACAAAGACATCATCATCCAGCCGGCACTCGCATCCCTGCCCTCTTACTTCTCCAAGACAGCCACAATTTACAACCCAATTATCTATGTCTTCATGAACAAGCAG TTCCAGGGTTGTCTGCTGAAAATGATCTGCTGTGGTCACCATCCTTGGGGGACAGGAaaaactgctcctgctgctcccagaccTCATGCGGGCATCACTGCAGAACAGATGCAGAATAAGCTGTCACCATCCCACCCTGTCTAA